One Candidatus Neomarinimicrobiota bacterium DNA segment encodes these proteins:
- a CDS encoding tyrosine--tRNA ligase, with the protein MEKGFKEQKDIIRRGTEEILPPAEFDSLLKKSIETDKPLRVKQGFDPTAPDIHLGHTVCLRKLKQFQDLGHQIVLIIGDYTGMVGDPSDKSETRPRLSHEDVMANAATYETQFFKILDRDKTEIHYNGEWFKDMKFTEVTDLAAKYTVARMLERDDFKKRFKSEQPISIHEFFYPLMQGYDSVAIKSDIEIGATEQKFNLLIARKIQEEYGVKPQCVLTMPVLPGTDGTKRMSKSTGNYIGIDEPPNDIYGKTMSIPDELIYTYFELVTDSSLEKLSGIKEQLESDSVNPMELKKKLAREIVALYYGEETSLDAEKEFGNIFSKGKIPDDMPETNASEGDLIVDIMVKNNITASKGEARRLIIQGAVRINGDKISDKDQTLSNEKEQILKAGKRRFLRIIMS; encoded by the coding sequence ATGGAAAAGGGATTCAAAGAACAAAAAGATATTATCAGGAGAGGAACGGAAGAAATTCTGCCACCTGCCGAATTCGATTCTCTCCTGAAAAAGTCTATCGAAACGGACAAACCTCTCAGAGTTAAACAGGGATTTGACCCCACCGCTCCCGATATACATCTCGGACATACAGTATGTCTCAGGAAACTGAAACAATTTCAGGATTTAGGTCATCAAATCGTTCTGATAATCGGCGATTATACCGGAATGGTGGGAGATCCGTCAGATAAAAGCGAGACGAGACCGCGGCTTTCTCACGAAGACGTTATGGCGAACGCCGCAACCTACGAAACGCAATTCTTTAAAATTTTGGACCGTGATAAAACTGAAATTCACTACAACGGCGAATGGTTCAAAGATATGAAATTCACGGAAGTAACCGATCTTGCAGCAAAATATACCGTTGCGCGAATGTTAGAGAGAGACGATTTCAAAAAACGATTCAAAAGCGAACAGCCTATCAGCATTCACGAATTCTTTTATCCTCTAATGCAGGGATATGATTCCGTTGCCATAAAATCTGATATTGAAATAGGCGCCACAGAACAAAAGTTTAATCTGCTGATTGCGCGTAAAATTCAGGAAGAATACGGAGTTAAGCCTCAATGCGTTCTTACAATGCCGGTACTGCCGGGAACTGACGGAACGAAGAGAATGAGCAAATCCACCGGGAATTATATAGGTATAGATGAACCGCCCAACGATATTTACGGCAAGACGATGTCAATCCCTGATGAGCTCATATACACATATTTCGAGCTCGTTACCGACAGCTCGCTTGAGAAGCTCTCCGGGATCAAAGAACAATTGGAAAGTGATAGCGTGAATCCAATGGAATTAAAGAAAAAGCTGGCCCGGGAAATAGTTGCTCTTTATTATGGCGAAGAAACTTCGCTTGATGCGGAGAAGGAATTCGGCAATATATTCAGCAAAGGAAAAATCCCGGACGATATGCCGGAAACGAACGCTTCGGAAGGCGACCTGATTGTGGATATTATGGTGAAGAACAATATCACCGCTTCCAAAGGAGAAGCTCGCAGGCTTATTATTCAGGGAGCTGTTCGGATAAACGGAGATAAAATCTCCGATAAAGACCAAACCCTTTCTAACGAAAAAGAACAGATTTTGAAAGCCGGCAAGAGAAGGTTCCTACGAATCATAATGAGCTAA
- a CDS encoding STAS domain-containing protein, with protein sequence MRIKEKIEGDVAVLSLSGKMMGGPETAELQKYVKNLLADKIDKIVVDLAKVKWMNSSGLGALMGSLTSARNTGGDLRLANTTEKVQSLLMITQLMTIFQTFDSVDRAVASYLKD encoded by the coding sequence ATGCGAATTAAGGAAAAGATAGAGGGAGATGTGGCTGTTCTGTCATTGTCCGGGAAAATGATGGGTGGTCCTGAAACCGCTGAATTACAAAAATACGTTAAAAATCTACTTGCCGACAAAATTGATAAAATTGTTGTTGATCTCGCCAAAGTTAAATGGATGAACAGCTCCGGACTTGGAGCGCTTATGGGTTCTCTAACCTCTGCCCGTAATACGGGTGGAGACCTCCGTTTAGCAAATACCACCGAGAAGGTTCAAAGCCTTCTTATGATCACGCAGCTCATGACTATATTCCAAACATTTGACTCTGTAGACAGGGCAGTCGCAAGCTACCTCAAAGATTAG
- a CDS encoding T9SS type A sorting domain-containing protein, which yields MINKKLISLILITGVISLLVLPEQAFSQSDPEITQELSDIFFTDAQNGWVIGDSGFIARTTNGGNSWNKSPTNVIESLTTLFFIDSATGWVGGEKGIILSTINSGETWQDRSASFDETILDIHFIDDSIGYSLSSNAVRKTTDAGISWEELNGLSQSSHLQDLEILETDIFWVLESNAYLFRTLDGGNSFDTTLVGWIITGNSSYSHTMITSWNDSSALIVGGSCIDIYMDENVTCSGHSFVANRGEDLDGFPSNLISFHNGLKASERIGEEHGWVVGDSGLIAMTDSVGHKWKIQESGTFSDLFAMSFVDTLTGWVLGKNNLILRTTDGGDNWGTLVGIDKQEYNIPTKFTLKQNYPNPFNPVTNIRFSLPERSDVTLLIYNILGEEIRRLSEAGMQPGFHEIVWDASDAASGVYLYRLQAGDFVETKKMLLLK from the coding sequence ATGATAAATAAAAAACTTATATCACTTATTCTGATAACCGGAGTAATTTCACTTCTGGTTCTCCCGGAGCAGGCTTTCTCTCAAAGCGATCCCGAAATTACTCAGGAACTAAGCGACATATTCTTTACTGACGCTCAAAACGGATGGGTGATCGGCGACAGCGGATTTATTGCGCGTACCACTAACGGAGGTAATTCCTGGAATAAATCTCCAACAAATGTTATTGAAAGTTTAACTACACTGTTTTTTATTGATTCTGCGACTGGTTGGGTGGGCGGCGAAAAAGGAATTATTCTTTCCACGATAAATTCCGGTGAGACTTGGCAGGATAGATCAGCTTCATTTGATGAAACGATTCTTGATATTCACTTTATTGATGACAGTATAGGATATTCTTTGAGTAGCAATGCTGTCAGAAAAACTACAGATGCTGGAATTTCATGGGAAGAATTGAATGGTCTTTCGCAATCTTCACATTTGCAAGATTTAGAGATTTTGGAAACTGATATTTTTTGGGTGCTTGAATCGAACGCCTATCTTTTCAGAACACTTGATGGTGGAAATTCTTTTGATACTACACTCGTCGGTTGGATTATCACTGGAAATAGTAGTTATTCGCATACTATGATAACTTCATGGAATGACTCATCAGCATTGATCGTCGGCGGATCCTGCATAGATATTTATATGGACGAAAATGTAACTTGTAGTGGCCATTCCTTCGTTGCCAATAGGGGCGAAGATTTAGATGGCTTTCCATCGAATCTAATTTCTTTTCACAATGGCTTGAAGGCGTCAGAAAGAATTGGCGAAGAACATGGCTGGGTAGTGGGTGATTCAGGGCTGATAGCTATGACTGATTCTGTGGGACATAAATGGAAAATACAGGAATCTGGGACATTCAGCGACCTGTTTGCAATGTCATTTGTAGACACGTTGACGGGTTGGGTGCTGGGTAAAAATAATCTTATACTGCGTACAACCGATGGAGGGGATAACTGGGGTACCTTGGTAGGCATTGATAAACAGGAATATAACATTCCGACTAAATTTACGCTTAAACAAAATTATCCGAACCCTTTTAATCCGGTGACGAACATCCGCTTTTCATTGCCTGAGCGGAGCGATGTAACGCTTTTGATATATAATATTCTTGGCGAAGAGATTCGAAGACTTAGCGAGGCGGGTATGCAGCCGGGATTTCATGAAATTGTTTGGGACGCATCTGATGCCGCTTCCGGTGTTTATTTGTATCGGTTGCAGGCAGGTGATTTTGTAGAGACGAAGAAGATGTTGTTGTTAAAGTAA
- the smpB gene encoding SsrA-binding protein SmpB, with protein MGEKVVATNRKARHDYEILETIEAGIVLTGTEVKSFRDGKVNLKDSYAVIEKEEVFLIGVYVSPYSHGTTKPHEPERRRKLLLHKMEIMKMKRSMDQKSLTIIPLKIYFKGGKAKVLMGMARGKAKYDKRRDIAIRDSKREIARANKNRF; from the coding sequence ATGGGAGAAAAGGTAGTAGCCACTAACAGGAAAGCTCGCCACGATTATGAAATCCTTGAGACTATAGAAGCGGGTATTGTTCTCACAGGAACTGAGGTAAAATCATTTCGTGACGGTAAAGTGAACCTGAAAGACTCGTATGCGGTAATCGAAAAAGAAGAAGTATTTCTTATCGGCGTATATGTCAGTCCTTATTCGCATGGTACCACAAAACCTCATGAACCTGAACGAAGGCGTAAACTTCTTCTTCATAAGATGGAAATTATGAAGATGAAACGGAGTATGGATCAAAAATCGCTTACTATTATCCCTCTGAAAATTTACTTTAAGGGTGGCAAAGCGAAAGTACTGATGGGAATGGCCCGCGGAAAAGCTAAATATGACAAACGGCGCGACATCGCAATAAGAGACTCGAAAAGAGAAATTGCGCGCGCTAACAAAAATCGATTTTGA